One Acetobacter oryzoeni genomic window, CACCTGAGTGTCAGCAACCGGACATACCGCAAGCATATGCTGTGCCACTGAAACTTCAGAAAGCGCCCAAGCCCGTTTCCGCTCATGCGGTAAAGCAAGAGCCGTTTGTTGTAGTGCAGCCCAAGGCCATATCTGTCCCTCTTGCATAACGCCCAGACGTACCGTTACGTACGGACGCTCTTCCAACCGTGTTGATATGCGAACGTCCCGCTCCCATAACGCACTATCTGGAGTGTATCCCGCATCATAATTCAAAACATTCCGGACAGCTGCGCCACGTGCTGCGCGGCCTTTTCCTTCTGCTTCATCACTGGCCATCATGAGCCCATTTGGCACATCAGAAGTATCAGCAGCCTCTTCAATCAACTCCCGTATCATATCGGGGCTACGTATTTGCCCTTTGCATTGCAGCACTTTTGCTGTGCGCCATAACAGGGCAGGATCACGATACACGGCTGCGGTGCCGGGCAAAACCCGGTTGATCCACTGCGGATCTGGATCAGTCACCGGATCGGGTGAAAAAATGCAAATTTCATCACAATCAACAGGACGCTGCGCACGTTCATGTCGGCGTAACCGGCCCGCGCGCTGGATAATCAGATCCATAGGTGCCAGATCTGTACAAAGTACATCAAAATCAAGATCCAGAGACTGCTCAATAACCTGACTGGCTATCAAAACCCTTGATCGATCTGCAGTGGTTCCGTTCTTTCCAAACCGAGCAAGCACCTCACGCTCGATCGCCAAACGGTCCACCATGGCAAAACGCGCATGAAACACCATGACATCAAGGCCTTCTGCCTCCAAAGCTTTTGCCGAGGTAATAACGTCATCGACCGTGTTACGAACCCATGCCACAGCTGCACCTTGAGCTGCCGCATCAGAAACATATGCCATGATGGATGATGCATCGCTCATTTGCCGAACAGCAATGTTACGCGCCAGACCGGGACGAGGCGCGCATGGAAGTTCCTCCGCCCCATCTTTCCCAACAAGCGTAACAAGTGGATAAGCCTTACAAGACAAACCGACAGGCTCTTTCTGACATAGCCCCTCTCTGAATGCCGTCACCAGTTTCTGGCGCACAGATTTGGTCAGTGTCGCGGAAAGCAGAATTGCAGAGCCTCCCATAGCAGCATGGAAACGTAGTAAAGCCACCATTTCCTCCTGCATATAAGGATCGTATGCATGGCATTCATCAACCACCAACACCTTACCGGCCAGACCAGCCTGCCTTACGGTTGCAAACCGGACTGGCAAGACAGCCATCAATGCCTGGTCAATAGTCCCCACTCCTACCTGCGCCAGAAGCGCACGACGTGATTCATTTCCCAGCCATGCTGAACAACAGATTTCGGCCGTGTCATCACGGCCTTTGTTTACTGTTGTGCTATCCAGTGCATCATCTGGGGCCAGAACCGAGACAAACCGCTCATCCAGCAAAGCGCGTCCATGTGCCAGAGCGAGAGAAGGATGAGAGGATGGCTGGAACAAACTACGATACGCAATGGCCAGCCGATCAAACATGGCATTGGCCGTTGCCATTGTCGGTAAAGCGACAAATAGCCCGGAGGCATGCCCAGATGCCATCAGCCGATGCGCAGCCACCAATGCAGCTTCTGTTTTACCAGAACCCGTCATATCTTCGATCACGATCAATGTCGGGTCAGCGGGAAAAGATGCCACTTCCAGCAAAGCCTGAATTGGCGAAGGATTACGAATATGAGGAAATAAACTCGCAATACCCCGAAATGGTGAAATATGTGCAGGGCTGAGGCCTGCACTCGCAATCGCAGCTTGCGCCCGATGAAGTGCCTGATTCCAAAAATAGCCTGAAGCATCAGCCACGTCTTCAGGCCGGACATAAGGAAACCATTCTTGCCGTGACCCGATCCAATCAGCCTGAACAGTCAAACCTGCGAGGCGCCATTCCAGTTGCAGCAGATCCTCCAGAAAAGAATATGACGGAATGGGAGGCGGACGAAAAATATCTAACAAAACCCCCACAATTTTGTGAGCATATGGCGCCAATAGTTTAAGATCGGCATCCTGGGATTTATTTCCGTCCGATGAAACAGGTTGTCCATGATGCCCCGCTACGGCACGCCATAATTGTTTTTTATCGGCAGGTGACCAATCAAGACCATCTGTATTTGTACCAAATAACGGTGCCAGTTGATCCTTACAGACATGATCAAGCAGGAATAAGCCATCCGCATCGTGACGTGATATCACAACCTCATCGGGACAACGTCCAAATGCCTGTTCTGGCCAGCATTCCGGAACTTTCGACTGAAAAGCAGGGGTCAACTTGCCAATATCATGTAATGCAATCAGCATACCTAATTGACGACAATCCAACCCCAAACATTTGCTCTCTGGGAGTAAGATTGCCACCGCTGCCACATCCAGCATATGAGCAATAAGTGGATGCATAGAAGATATAACTTCTTCCGCTTCAGCTACTGGCCGCGCCTTACCCCAAAAGAAATTCAGACTATTATCTTCTACTGTATCCGGCATAATTTATCCCGCTCGTTAATATTTTGGAAAAAATTTCGTAAAATTCCATCAAGCGCTACAGCAATATAGGTAACACGGAAGGTGAATTACGACCTCTTTTTCCGTTTACAGAGATGGACTAGCGCAAACTTAGAATAAAGATCTTCAGATACAAGGTTACATTGCCAAGCTGATATGATGTATGACCACTGGTGACCTTACAATAACTTTGTACCTCCCTCTTTTCCGAAATAACGGCTTTTTTTCCCCAACCTGGAAAAGTCTTCTGCCTGAGAACAGGCAGAAGACCGGGAATGTGTCAGATTCGCAATGCCACATCCAACACGTTACAGGCGGCGTCAAAATCTTTTACAAGACGCTCCGTCAGCAGGGTGTTTCCGTCCACATGGTGGTTTTTCCCATCGCGCACGCCTCGCGCGCAGTAACATGGGAAACCCGGTGACACAAACGCGTTCAACGCTTTTCCTTTTATGGGGAGAGAGGCAATGCTCCTCGAAAGCTTCTTCAAGACATGAAGTAATATAGTACCTTACGGTACAAAACCCGATACTCCGGGTATTCTTTTGGCATTCACGCCTCCTGTCATGTAAAGCCTCAAGTAGAAATAAAAGGGGACTGCATGTCTTTGCAGTCCCCTCACCGCTCAGACGTGATGCACGCCTGAGCGTTTATTCAAAGTCCCGAAAGGCCCCGCCTTCCATCTGCTGCCACCCACGGATCTTGCCAAACGGTTCTGACGTCGGTGGAGGCGGCACCTTGGCCCCAGAGAGCGCCATCATCATGTTCAGCCGGCACATCGAAAGAAGTTTGCGCAGCACAACGCGCCCGAGTTCCACGCGTGTCAGAGCTTCATTCTCATACCACGGAACATGCACTTCAGGATCCGTATACTCGGCGATTTCAGCCAGCGTATAATCCCCCGTTTTGCCCAAATCGAACATGCGGGACATTTTATACAGACACAACAGATACGGCGGCTCATCCCATGGCGCCCCGAGCAGAGTGTGCAGGAACGCCATGTTATAGCCTGCAAGACACAGAGGCAGTGTCTGTCCGTGTGGGAACAGCGCATTGAACAGCCGGTCATCGATGACATGGCTGCATCCCCCCGTCTCTCCCGGCACCTCCTCGAGGTGACCGTGACAGACCTGACCATTGATTTCCACGCGGATATGTCCTTCACGAAAGAGGATGTCATACCATGCCAGAGAGACAGGCAGCCCCTGACGGAGACGAAAACGCCCACTCACGCCCGGTGCGATGTCGATGAGCCGGATGGTGCCCTGTTTCCAGATCGGAAGCTTCTGGGAAGCCTGTGTCATGTTGTTCATGATCGGACTCCCTCAAGCGCAATTGCATCCACCAGATTGATGCACAGCTTCCGCAGCGTTCCGGGTTGGGCAAACTGATCCAGCCAGATACACACGGGCGCAATTGCATGTGCGCGGTAAAACGCCATGCGCTTATCAAACCGCTGGAGCCATTCCTGTTCCTTCTGGTTGCGCGTGATACGATCAGATCCGCAGCACCCAACAACCTCGATGAAGAGAGAGGCCTGACCTTTTCTCAGTGTCATGTCGGCACGGTAATCACCAGCCTGCTGGAGGATGGGCTGATGCACATCCAGCTTCATATGACGGCGCAAAAGCCCCTGCAGCATGTCATAGACAATGCGTTCAGGCAGGGAGTCCATGGTTTTCCCGTCTCTGGCGACAAGACCGGGATGAGGCAGACCGGGCCAGCGCTGCGCTGCGAGACGCTGCACGCGAGCCCATTCGCGCGTACCGCTATCTCCCAGAAAGACAAGATGTTGTCCTTCTGCCCCAAGAAAGCGGCAGATATGGGCATTGGGTGGAGCCCCCAGTTCTTCGGTCAGACGTTTATACACCTGAAGATCATGCTCCGTTGGGTAAAACGGGGAAAAAGTTGACCCGAGAGCACGGAATTTTGTCAAAAGCGTCGCCATGTCTATAATCCTGAATTGGAGTTCACGAAGGAAACCGGCCCCTGAGGGGCCTTCCTTTTCTGGGGAGGCAGGCAGAGCAGCCTCGTAAACGTCCAAATCCCGATGCACTTATGAAAACATGCGGCTTCAGACAGAACAGTTCCGTGGGAACGCTCTCTCCTGAGCAGGCGTCACAGGCTTCTGAGAGTCCACGTACCGTGCGTAATGAGCGATGCAACCAGCAAGCCACCAGAAAATCTGGATATCTGACACCATGATGCGCACGTTTACGCTGACATCTGCTCGCCGCAACACGGCAAAAACACAGTTGAGACAGACGCGTAAGTTTTCCCGCCCACAAGTATAGACGAAGTGCTTTGCAGTAATTCTCAAAGTGCGCCTTATCGGCTGTTTCCGGCCCCGAAAGGGATATTCAGACGATTGCAAACGTTTGGAAAAACCTGTCCTGCGATCTTTTTCTAAAAATCAAGTCATGAAAAACCAGATTTACCGGATATGTTGTACAGAATATACATGTTTCTCGGCGACACATTTGAACGCGTTGTTGCGTCATCTGGCATATTTCGAAAATGAAGCCTCTCTCAAATCCGTGGAAATGTTAATTTTATACGCACATTCCGCCTCTGCCATCGGCAAGACCCTCTATCACCGGACATGCAAAATTTTTCGTTTCGATTTCGACCATATTCCGATTTCGATAATTATTTTTTGAGAGTTTTTGCAACGCGTGCAGTGGAAGGGCATTTTTTATGACAGATCATTCTCGGTATTTCGGCAGTTTTTTTGTTGGTTGGGACGAGTGCTTGCGCGACATATTTTGCGTCAAGTCATTCATGTGTAATGCTTTTCGCGCTGCGAGCGGGGTGTCTCGCGATCCGATTGGGTGCCGTCAGGCGCGCAATCGGTAGAAGTGTTTTTCGGTGCTTGCACCAAAAACACGGTATCGTGCCACTTTTTTTAATCCTTGAAATTTTATTACATATCATCATTCTATTTTGTAATTTTATTTTTTCTGCATTTTTTTCCACTTTTCATGATGATATGCGTCTCTTTTGCAAGGCTCTTGTACAGAAAATCATCAGGATTGCCTCCTGAATGGGTTTTGGCGTTTTTCTGGTGCCTATTAGCTTAAATGGCGCTTCCACGTCTCTACGGCGATCCTGATGGGTTTTATGGCATGTTTGTTTTGTGGTGCTTCTCTCTCTTTCTACCAGTGTCGTGTTGGAGGGGGTGTTCTGGAGGTCGATTTTGGGGTGTTTTGGGGGCAAAAATGGCCTCACTGACATACCCCCTTTGAACTCTTGCATTTTGGTCGTGTTTTCGGCGCTTTTCTGCATGTATGACGCTATCTGCCCGATTTCCATGTCAAAAAGTGTCGAAATCGGGGATTTTTGTGCAATAAGTGTCGAAATCGAGCATCGACACTTTTGGTCGTGTTTTCGGGACTTTGTCTCCATGTATGACGCTATCTGCCCGATTTCTATGTCAAAAAGTGTCGAAATCGGGGATTTTTGTGCAATAAGTGTCGAAATCGAGGAAATGTGTCAATTCTGTGGCAAGCGTCCGATTTCTATAGCCAAAAGTGTCGAAATCGAGGGTTTTTGTGCAATAAGTGTCGAAATCGAGGAAATGTGTCAATTTTGTGGTAAGTGTCCGATTTCTATAGCCAAAAGTGTCGAAATCGGGGGTTTTTGTGCAAAAACTCCCGTTACCGCACTCAACGACCGAAAATGCGACCAAAATGTCGTGTATGCAGTTTTGTCGCGTTTTTTGTCTCAAAACCCCGATTTCGACACCTAAATCGCTAAAAACGGTACTTTTTGCGATTTATCGTGTTTTTGTCCTGTTTTCGTCCACTTCGTGCATATATCGTTCGGATTTGGCGATTTTGGCGTTTTATCGTAAACATCATGTATAGAAGATTTTTTCTGATAAAATCAGAAATATATTTCTTCAGGTGTATTCCGTGTCTGGATATTTTTACACAAGACATCTCTTATATTTACTTGAAATATGATGGATAAACCTCTTGAATAACTTGGAATTTGAACAAAACGATCCGGCTCTTAACCTCAAGCTGCAATGCCACCTGATCAATGTGATCCGGAAAAAAAGTCATGGCGCGCGCTCTGAAATCACTCCGACAGACTTGCAGATCATGTTTTTGGAGCACAGGTTACGCTTGCGGATCCAGAATCCACCCCGCGGACACCAGACTGCGACCTTCGCCGCTTTTATCGACGCCCTTTCCAACGCCTTGAGCCCAGAACTGCAAAACCTCATTCTGGCCTCAGGCTCCCGAAATCCCTCTCTTCAGACAGATCGCATGCCCAAACCTGTTTCTGGCGACATGACGCAGGCTCTGGCTGTCTTTTTTCATGAAGAACAGATTTGGAACTTGCAGCGTCAAATTCGCGAAGCTTACGAACGTTCCGGTTCGACCACACCGCGCTATGAATTTTGCAATTATGTGCAGGATCGCACCCTGATAACCGGTACGCCGCGTGGCATTCTGGGCCGGGCGCTCCACATTGCGGCACGACAATACATATATCATCCCGAGCTTCCCCTCTCGCTGCAACGTTGTCTGCACGCGTTGAACGAGACGCACGGCGCCGAAGATCTGCTTGTGCCACCCTGTGAGTTTCGGGGAGGATCAACACAGAAAAACACTGGTAAAAAATCCCGAAAACACACGCTCAGCCTGGCGACATTCAAAACGCTCAAAGCATCCTATGCTTCCGTTCTTCCTCTTCTCGCAGCCATGGACGTGATCTGGTGTGGACGTTATCTTCCCTCTCATCCTCTTTCTGCATGGACCGGTTCACAGGAGCAGAGCGGTCGGGACTACCGTCCCGGACATAGCTTCATGGACACTCCGGAAGATCTCGATATTGCCAGGCGAACCCTGTCTTACACCCGCTGGTTTCGGAACTGGGGACTGCAGCATGGCTCTCGCAAAGCGCAGAACAGACTGCTTGATCCGGCGATAACACCCGAGATCGAAAGTGATGTCCCTGAGGCGTACGCCATGACAGCAATGCCCACCACAATGGATCAGACGCAGGAAAGTGCCGCATCTCGCTCCTGCGCCTCAGGGGCATTCGCCCTGCCTCTTGCACCTCTGCCCGAGCCCCTTTTCAAGGCGCTTCAAAGCTATCGGGATTCCAATACCAAAAAACCAGAAACCGGAACGGGTGAAGGCTAAATCATTTAAGCCTCCACCCTCTTCCCGGAATCTGAAAGTTTCTGCTCATTGGCACAGAAGGGGATATGTCATGAGCAGCAGACTATCGTTTCAGGACCTGGAGGAGACACAGGGATGTCAGATACCGCCCGCACAAAAAATGGCACGGGCATTACAGGAACTTGTCACACGTCTGGCGCGGCAGGCTGCACGCGCCCATGTCCTCTCGAGCCTCTCTTCGAATGCACTCCAGAACGCAACCGCATCAGAACGGAAAGTCTGAAATTTATCTTGCCCACAACGCTGTGGATCAGGCACAGTCAACTGGTGTAATGCAGTGCTCACACAAAGAGCATCAGGGATCCTCACGCATACACGGCCCTAATAGTGATCGATCTGTTGGCCGCCTCACCATTTTCCCTGACATGACATGCCGCTATCTGACTGGTGCCTGCGCAACCACACGCCTCTTTTCGGGGAGTCCATCTGCGGCCAGTCTCTCACAGGAACTCGAGAGACCGTCCATGATGAAAGTTGCCCTGTACGCCCGTTATTCCTCTGACAATCAGCGGGATGCCTCAATTGAGGATCAACTCCGGATATGCCGCGCCTACGCGGAAAAACAGGGCTGGCCGATCGTCCGGGATTATACGGATCATGCCGTCTCTGGCGCCTCTCTGTTCCGCTCCGGTATTCAGGCCCTGATCGCTGATGCGCAGCAGGGGCACTTTACGGCCATTCTGACCGAGGCCCTGGACCGTCTCTCACGCGATCAGGCCGATGTCGCCACCCTGTTTAAAAACCTTCAGTTCATGGGTGTGCGGGTCTTTACCCTTTCCGAGGGAGAAATCACCCCTCTTCATATCGGTCTCAAAGGCACCATGAACGCGCTGTTCCTGAAGGATCTGGCGGAGAAGACCCATCGTGGTGTGCGTGGACGCGTGGAACAGGGCAAGTCCGGTGGCGGCAATGCCTATGGTTATGATGTGGTCGCAGAAACAGACGGACATGGCAATGTCATGCGCGGCGCACGTGTCATCAATGACGCTCAGGCCGTGATCGTCCGCCGCATTTTTCAGGACTATGCCGCCGGAAAATCCGCGAAAAAGATTGCCGTGTCCCTTAATGAGGATCATGTCCCCTGCCCGACCGGTGGCGCATGGGGATTTTCCACGATCAACGGCAATCGAACGCGCGGCACCGGTATTCTGAATAACGAGATATATATCGGTAGGTTGGTGTGGAACCGGTTGCATTACCTCAAGGATCCGAAGACCGGCAAACGCGTCTCCCGCCTCAACCCCGAAGCCGCCTGGGTCATACGGGACGTACCGGACCTGCGGATTATTGATCAGGATCTGTGGGATGCAGTCAAGGCCCGCCAGAAAACCCTTGAAGCCAGCCCGGATATCAGAGCCGGTCACAGTCACGACCATTTCCGCGCAAGACGCCGTCCGAAATATCTGTTCTCGGGCTTGCTGAGGTGTGGCTGCTGTCAGGGGGGTTACAGCATGATCTCGAAACACCTGCTTGGCTGTTCGAACGCCCGCAACAAGGGCATCTGCGCCAATCTTCAGAACATCCGGCGCGAGGTTCTGGAAGATCGGGTACTGGATGCCCTGCGACATCGTCTGCTGAACCCGGAACTTTTCAGACTGTTCTGCGAGGAATTCACCAAAGAGGTGAACCGCCAGCGTCTGCAAGGCGCTGTCGACATCACGGCAGCTCAGGCAGAATTCTCGAAGGTAAAGGGCAAACAGGAGAAGCTTCTCGATCTGTATCTGGAAGATCAGGTGAGCAGGGAGAGCCTTGCTCAGCAGAGCCTGAAGCTTGAAACCCGCAGGACAGAACTCGAGGCTCTTCTGGCCAGTTCCAAAGCCCCGCCTCCCCTGCTTCACCCGGAGATGGCCGGCGTTTATCGTGAGCAGATCTTCCGCCTGCATGAAGCTCTCAATTCTGAACTGGAGACCCAGCGTCAGGAGGCTGCGGAGATTGTGCGCTCGCTGATTGAAGCCATTATCCTCACGCCGTCTGATGATGGCATGCGGATTGACGTGCGTGGCGATCTCGCCAGCATTCTGACGATTGCGTCTGGAACGCAAAAAAGCGCGGACGCTGGTATGCGTTCACGCTTTGATCCAAGATCGCAATTTGAGATGGTTGCGGGGGCAGGATTTGAACCTGCGGCCTTCAGGTTATGAGCCTGACGAGCTACCGGGCTGCTCCACCCCGCGGTTGAAGATGTGTTGAAATTTGTAGGGGTAAGATTTGTGTAGGGTGGATTGGAAGACCTGGCGGCGACCGACTTTCCCGTGGCTTAAGCCACAGTATCATAGGCGCTGGGGGTTTTCACGGCCGAGTTCGGGATGGGATCGGGTGGATCTCTCCCCGCCATGGCCACCAGGTCATCCAGTCCACCCTGTAAGGGGTGTGGAGGACGGTTGGTTATGAAGAAGTAGGCGTTATATGGATGATTTCTGTGCACGGGCTGTCCTTTTAAGGGGACAGTAAGAGAGTGAGCCTATTGGGTGATTAGGACCAGTTAGCTGCACGTGTTACCACGCTTTCACACCTGGCCTATTAACGTGGTGGTCTACCACGACCCTCAGGGAGACCTAGTTTTGAGGTGGGTTTCCCGCTTAGATGCTTTCAGCGGTTATCCCTTCCATACTTAGCTACCCGGCGGTGCCGCTGGCGCGACAACCGGTGCACCAGAGGTATGTTCATCCCGGTCCTCTCGTACTAGGGACAAATCCTCTCAAGTCTCCAACATCCACGGCAGATAGGGACCGAACTGTCTCACGACGTTCTAAACCCAGCTCACGTACCACTTTAATCGGCGAACAGCCGAACCCTTGGGACCTGCTCCAGCCCCAGGATGTGATGAGCCGACATCGAGGTGCCAAACCTCCCCGTCGATGTGGACTCTTGGGGGAGATCAGCCTGTTATCCCTAGAGTACCTTTTATCCGTTGAGCGATGGCCCTTCCACGCGGGACCACCGGATCACTATGGCCGACTTTCGTCTCTGCTCGAGCTGTCACTCTCGCAGTCAGGCGGGCTTATGCC contains:
- the cas3 gene encoding CRISPR-associated helicase Cas3' — encoded protein: MPDTVEDNSLNFFWGKARPVAEAEEVISSMHPLIAHMLDVAAVAILLPESKCLGLDCRQLGMLIALHDIGKLTPAFQSKVPECWPEQAFGRCPDEVVISRHDADGLFLLDHVCKDQLAPLFGTNTDGLDWSPADKKQLWRAVAGHHGQPVSSDGNKSQDADLKLLAPYAHKIVGVLLDIFRPPPIPSYSFLEDLLQLEWRLAGLTVQADWIGSRQEWFPYVRPEDVADASGYFWNQALHRAQAAIASAGLSPAHISPFRGIASLFPHIRNPSPIQALLEVASFPADPTLIVIEDMTGSGKTEAALVAAHRLMASGHASGLFVALPTMATANAMFDRLAIAYRSLFQPSSHPSLALAHGRALLDERFVSVLAPDDALDSTTVNKGRDDTAEICCSAWLGNESRRALLAQVGVGTIDQALMAVLPVRFATVRQAGLAGKVLVVDECHAYDPYMQEEMVALLRFHAAMGGSAILLSATLTKSVRQKLVTAFREGLCQKEPVGLSCKAYPLVTLVGKDGAEELPCAPRPGLARNIAVRQMSDASSIMAYVSDAAAQGAAVAWVRNTVDDVITSAKALEAEGLDVMVFHARFAMVDRLAIEREVLARFGKNGTTADRSRVLIASQVIEQSLDLDFDVLCTDLAPMDLIIQRAGRLRRHERAQRPVDCDEICIFSPDPVTDPDPQWINRVLPGTAAVYRDPALLWRTAKVLQCKGQIRSPDMIRELIEEAADTSDVPNGLMMASDEAEGKGRAARGAAVRNVLNYDAGYTPDSALWERDVRISTRLEERPYVTVRLGVMQEGQIWPWAALQQTALALPHERKRAWALSEVSVAQHMLAVCPVADTQVEALDAARAEWSRWEREAEDQFLLLLLSETEEGWKGYGSNGKGQDVDICYDEKYGFQIFKRNLT
- a CDS encoding recombinase family protein encodes the protein MKVALYARYSSDNQRDASIEDQLRICRAYAEKQGWPIVRDYTDHAVSGASLFRSGIQALIADAQQGHFTAILTEALDRLSRDQADVATLFKNLQFMGVRVFTLSEGEITPLHIGLKGTMNALFLKDLAEKTHRGVRGRVEQGKSGGGNAYGYDVVAETDGHGNVMRGARVINDAQAVIVRRIFQDYAAGKSAKKIAVSLNEDHVPCPTGGAWGFSTINGNRTRGTGILNNEIYIGRLVWNRLHYLKDPKTGKRVSRLNPEAAWVIRDVPDLRIIDQDLWDAVKARQKTLEASPDIRAGHSHDHFRARRRPKYLFSGLLRCGCCQGGYSMISKHLLGCSNARNKGICANLQNIRREVLEDRVLDALRHRLLNPELFRLFCEEFTKEVNRQRLQGAVDITAAQAEFSKVKGKQEKLLDLYLEDQVSRESLAQQSLKLETRRTELEALLASSKAPPPLLHPEMAGVYREQIFRLHEALNSELETQRQEAAEIVRSLIEAIILTPSDDGMRIDVRGDLASILTIASGTQKSADAGMRSRFDPRSQFEMVAGAGFEPAAFRL